A region from the Artemia franciscana unplaced genomic scaffold, ASM3288406v1 Scaffold_740, whole genome shotgun sequence genome encodes:
- the LOC136043586 gene encoding NKAP family protein CG6066-like isoform X1 produces MVRSSDNDEYSYRSKDSSKRYSDTRSLSDSFLDSRRVKREEYGRSGCPDIWGDSPTSTDGWFLDVDILDASGIYESNQSEKEKDSSLKKSKKGRKKKKKRESRASSSSTSSSETRKHKKSKKKKKHKKKKNIDSCDADEWVEAPLSVKIGGQTAKVLDEDEGIGPTLRPTVRLDAKEMGKALLPGEGAAMAAFVAEGKRIPRRGEIGLTSEEIDSYEKIGYVMSGSRHRRMEAVRLRKENQIYSADEKRALAMFSKEERQKRENKILSQFREMVTKKTREK; encoded by the coding sequence ATGGTCAGGTCTAGTGATAATGATGAGTATAGCTATAGATCTAAAGACTCAAGTAAGCGCTACTCAGACACACGTAGTTTGTCGGACAGCTTTCTAGACTCGAGGAGGGTGAAAAGAGAAGAGTATGGCAGGAGCGGCTGTCCAGATATTTGGGGTGACTCGCCTACTTCCACAGATGGTTGGTTTTTAGATGTGGATATCTTAGATGCTAGTGGAATATATGAAAGCAACCAATCAGAGAAGGAGAAAGATTCATCGttgaaaaaatctaagaaaggtagaaaaaagaaaaagaaaagagaatcaAGGGCTTCAAGTTCAAGTACTTCTTCAAGTGAAActagaaaacacaaaaagagtaagaaaaagaagaaacacaaaaagaaaaaaaacattgatagcTGTGACGCGGATGAATGGGTCGAAGCTCCACTGTCTGTTAAAATTGGTGGACAAACTGCAAAAGTACTTGACGAAGATGAGGGTATTGGCCCAACCCTGCGTCCTACTGTACGACTTGATGCTAAAGAAATGGGGAAGGCTTTACTTCCAGGTGAAGGCGCTGCTATGGCTGCATTTGTAGCAGAAGGAAAGCGAATTCCAAGAAGAGGTGAAATAGGACTTACCTCTGAAGAAATTGACTCCTATGAAAAAATTGGCTACGTTATGAGCGGTAGTAGACATCGACGTATGGAGGCCGTTCGTCTtcgaaaagaaaatcaaatttactCTGCTGATGAAAAGCGAGCTCTAGCCATGTTCAGCAAGGAAGAAAGACAAAAGCGAGAGAACAAAATTCTATCTCAGTTCAGGGAGATGGTTACAAAGAAGACTCgggaaaaataa